The following coding sequences are from one Salvia hispanica cultivar TCC Black 2014 chromosome 3, UniMelb_Shisp_WGS_1.0, whole genome shotgun sequence window:
- the LOC125211254 gene encoding probable calcium-binding protein CML18, which translates to MNAKAPAVKLDDEQLAELREIFRSFDRNNDGSLTELELGSLLRSLGLKPSPDQIDALIQKADTNNNGLVEFSEFVALVAPELLSAKSPYTEEQLSHLFKMFDRDGNGYITAAELAHSMAKLGHALTAEELTGMISEADTDGDGRISFQEFSQAITSAAFDNSWA; encoded by the coding sequence GCGCCGGCCGTCAAATTGGACGATGAGCAGCTGGCGGAGCTGCGGGAGATATTCCGCTCCTTCGACCGGAACAACGACGGCAGCCTCACGGAGCTGGAGCTCGGCTCGCTCCTGCGCTCGCTCGGATTGAAGCCGAGCCCCGATCAGATCGACGCGCTGATTCAGAAGGCCGACACCAACAACAACGGATTGGTGGAGTTTTCGGAGTTCGTCGCGCTGGTGGCGCCGGAGCTCCTGTCGGCTAAGTCGCCTTACACGGAGGAGCAGCTCAGCCACCTCTTCAAGATGTTTGATCGGGATGGGAACGGTTACATCACCGCGGCGGAGCTCGCGCACTCCATGGCCAAGCTCGGCCACGCGCTCACGGCGGAGGAGCTCACCGGGATGATCAGCGAGGCCGACACCGACGGCGACGGCAGGATCAGTTTTCAGGAGTTCTCGCAGGCGATCACATCCGCCGCATTTGATAATTCTTGGGCTTGA